DNA from Vicia villosa cultivar HV-30 ecotype Madison, WI unplaced genomic scaffold, Vvil1.0 ctg.001790F_1_1, whole genome shotgun sequence:
GATATGGGGAAATAGGATCCCCTTGGCGAATGCCTCTTTGAGGGCGAAAGTACCTATTTCTGGCTCCATTCCAATTAACATTCGTCTCAACGCTAGTAACCGAATGCATAATGACCGCCATCAGTTTTTCAGGGATTCTAATCTCTTGTAATGTTCTCCATATGAATTCCCAGCTTATTCGATCATACGCTTTTGATAGATCTACCTTAACTGCAAAGGCACCTTTCCTACCTTTCATTTTCTCCATAGTATGCATAACTTCTCTAGCTACAATTATGTTTTCGTGAATGACTCTCCCTGGCACAAAACCTGTTTGGTAAGGAGAAATCCAAGTGTTCATGTGTTGTCGTAATCTCCCAACCACAATCTTGCTAAGAGTCTTATAGATAGTATTGCAAAGTGAGATTGGTCTAAATTGTGAAACCAGACTAGGATTATCAACTTTGGGGATTAAGCATATGTCAGTTTTATTCACATGCATAATTTCACTTGGTTTCTCCCACATTCTGGTCACACATTCACAAACAGCCGCACCAACAATTCCCCAGGATTTTTGATAAAAGCCAGCAGGGAAACCGTCAGGACCCGGGGCTTTCCAAGGTTGCATCTCGAACATAGCTCTTCTAATTTCATCATTGCTAATATTTGCATCCAGCTGTCTAAGATCCTCGTCTTCAATTCCCGGATACGTAATGCTCGTCTGTCTCCATCTGTTCCATGTTGACCCTGAAGCAAAGAGTTCCTCATAAAAGTTATTGACTAAGGCTTTGATCTGGGCATTATCTTCAATCCAATTGCCACTCTCATCTTTCAACATGAGGATTTTATTTTTCCTCCTTCTCTTTACTGTTTGCAGATGGTAGTATTTTGTGTTTCGATCACCGTCAACCAACCATTTAGTTCTTGACCTTTGAAACCACATGAGTTCCTCTTGTCGCAGTATCattttgagttcttcttgcagCTTCTTTTCTAACTTAAGCAGACCTCTATTGTTCTGCCTATGGTGTATGTTCCTTTGAATACCATTCAAACGTGTCATCAAACTTTTCTTGGCCCGTTGCACATGCTGAATAGAATGCTTCTTCCAATCAGTTGCATCTTGTTCAATTCTTTTAAGGTTAGCCACCAAATCCTCCTTATTGTTCCAATGTCCTTTGAGTCTAtcaatatatttattttcaatcatCCATGCGCTCTCAAATCTAAACGGCTTAGCAGCTCTCTCGTGATTACAGCTTCTAAGAGATATCATGATTGGATGGTGATCCGAAAACTCCACCCTCGTTAAAACTCTAATCTGCGCTTCCTCAAATAAAAGTCTCCATTCCTCATTGCATATGGCATGATCCAGTCTTTCATAGATTCTTTGACCACCATGATAAATAGGACCCCGCCAAGTGAATTTCGGCCCGTGGGCACCAAGATCCACCAGTTTACAAACCTCCATATTGTCTCTAAAAATCTGACACTTTCGAGCTGACACTTGACCTCCACCTTTTTTCTCATTCGCAAAGGCTATATCATTAAAATCACCAGCGACAAGCCAAGGTCTATCCATATCAGCAGCTATACTCCTCATATTCTCCCACAAGTCTTTTCTGATACTAGGATTAGGGCTCGCATAAACCACAGTAAATTGCCAGTCATTCCCATGCTTGTCAGTGCCTTGCATATGAATAAACTGATCACTCTTATTTATCAGAACCAGCTGCATGTTGTCTTCTTTACTGGCTACTAGAATCCCTCCTGCATAACCATTGTTATTAACCGATATGAATTGTTGAAACCCCAATTTCTTTAAAGGAGTTTGCAACTTTACCGGCTCACTACGCGTTTCCATAAGAACAATGACCTCTGGTTTGTATATATCAGTATAATATTTACAAAACCTAAAGAAGTCCTTGCCCGCTGCTCCCCTGCAATTCCAACCTATAATGTTTAAGTTGTCAATCATTATTAACAAGTTATGATGGTATGGACGACATCCCTTTCTAAGTCTCAACACCCTTCTAGTGTTTCAGCCACCATTTCTTCTTCTATTCCTTGGCTATTCTCTTCCTTTTCCAAGACCTCCATGGTGTGCATAGTGTGCATAGACGTATCCATACCAGCACTCATCTCTGGATCTTGTATAGCTTCAAGTGTGCACTCTCCATACACAAATTGCTTGTCTGGTGGTCGAACTAAGTGCATTATCTTAGTGGTATTTACTTCATCCTTCCGTCCACCCCCTTGTGAACTTTGGGTTTTATCATCTGGTCCTTTCTCTCTCTTGTCATCAGAGTTGCCATCTTTGTCATATTCCTGGGTTGGGTATTCACGTTGCATGGTGACACTATTATTCTCAATAAACTGCAAGTTTTTGTCTCTTCCAAATATCCCTTCAATTGTCTTTTTCATTGCCTCCGTGTGCTTCCATGTGAAACCCTTGTTGCCACGTGTAGCTAATGTATTATCTTTTTTACCTCTTCCACTATTTtcaatttgtttctttttttctattttttccagCTTTTTATTAAACGTCTTTTTTTTTCCATCTGTATTACCACCTTTATGTTCACTTACCACATTGATTGCATCATCCTTAACTTCCATTCTATTCAGCGACAAAATCAAATCCTCATTATTACCTTTGTCCCCCACTCCTAATAAAGGCGCATCATTCCTTTTGTCCCCTATTAAATTACATCCAATCAAGGCCTCATCATTTGTTTCCAAATGTACCGCCTGAGAATCAGCACTATCCTTTTTAGTTCCACTGGATTCCGCCACGTCACCTATCAACGAAACAAACCTTGAACCGGTTTTGCCACTCCAATTGTTGACCGGCGTTTGTTTTTTCTTCAACTCCGGTGGTTTCCTCCCCAACTTCTTCTTCTGGACAACCTGCCAAGGACCATCATTTTTAACACCTTCTTCAGTAACTCCAACATAGCTATTCTCGTTACTCATATCTATAGCAGGTCCCTTCCCTTTATCTCCTGGTGCCATACTGCCTCTCTTATCATCTTGAATCGGACATCCTTCTTTATAATGTCCAAATTTCCCACATCGTAAACATAACATATGCAATCCCTCGTACTCAATCTTATATTTGCTATTTCGAATGGAGAACATAGCCAGTAATGGTTTAGAGATATTCACTTCCACACAGATTCTGGCATATTTCCCCCTCTCCCGTTGATGCGTATTCTTATCTACTTTAATAGTTCGTCCTGCTAAATTACCAATCACGTGCAGTAGCTTTGGGTCATAGTACTCGATTGGTAGATTTGCAATTCGTATCCACACTGCTACATTAACAATGGCTTCACTTTCAGGATGAAAATCTGGTGTCCACTCCTTGACTGTAAGGTAGTGATCATAAATGAACCACGGCCCATCCGATAAGGCTGCATTTTTATCATCTTCATGGGTGAATGCAACCAAATAGTATTCATGACCAAGATCGATGATATTGATGATGCCTTTCCTTACCCACATCTGCTTCAGACGATTTTCCAATGCCTTATAACCTATTCTTCTTCCTAGCAGCTTCACAATAACTCCCCTTCTCCATGGCCTTTGAATCCGGTTCTCCTCAAACTTAGACAGAGTTATTTGAGGACAATCATACCCTCCAATTTTGACCTTCTTCACTTTGATACCATTCAGCATATCTTCTATATCAGCATCCCATTCTTCATCAACATGGATCTCTTCCTCATCTTCATTCATATCCACCAATGAAGCAGCATCTCCTCCGGTTACTATATTTCTGTAAGAGATATTTGTAGTTTTCTGTTGCGTATGTGTACCCAAACCTCCATTATCATTTGATCCTCCATCACCATCTTTAGATGGATCCGGAGGCAACGCCGGAGGCGTCACCGGAAACGAGTCACTCATATTCCAAAGAACCCTAGCAGAGCTTATGCAACGATAACTATATTTTTGCTTATGTAAATCGAGTTCATTTCTATCTAACAGACTCTTATACTTTTATTATTGATAAAATGAGAAAGAAATTATTTATCTGAAAGGCTAATTAATAACCTCTCTCTTTTGAAGAAGATTAACTTCAACTTAgtcttttattcaaaaaaaaaaaaacttcaacttagtcttgtttatcttgtatttttttttactagTCTTGTTTATCTTGTATTCTATGTTGAATTTTGGGCCACAAAtggaatattatttaattagtcaaaagGGTTAAATACCTTTTACCCCCTACCAAACAAGCGAGATTTGGTTTTGcccccttaaaaaaaaaatttgttgcgCAGACCTCACCAAATTGAATTTCCAACCATTTAAACCTTCTACCATGTTTTTACCTAGAGTATCAGGTTTCCATCCTACGTGTCTGTTACCAatgctttttttatttttaccaatTGCCACGTTGGCACAtcatcatctttttcactctttcTTCCTCACGAATCAGAAAATCCCCAAATCAAAAACTGTGAGCACTAGGGTTTGGCAAACCGTGTCCATCATCAACGGCTGCGCAGTGttgttcttcatcatcttcttcgtcgTCATCATCACTAATAGGCATGGAACAAAGCTACAGCAATGGAAGCAGCAACTCGCATGAGATTACGAGTGTTCCCCAGTGTGGTTGTCGTTTGCCAATGAAGATGTGGGTAGCAAATACAATGCAAAATAGAAACCGGAAGTTTTGGAAGTGTCGTTTGGCCGGGGTAATATGTCGTATGATTTATATATTTGGCTGGGTTAATTTGACTGAACATATCTACATATGTGTTTTATGTGGCCAATTTTTGTTGATGTTTGCAGGGTCTTAATTCTTGTGACTTGTTTTTATGGGATGATGAATTTGCCACGGCTATGGGTGAAAGTTCAAAGAGTGAAAATCGTGAATGCAAGAAATGTAATGTTGCGTTGGTGAAGTTGGAAATAACAATGAAAAAGCTTGAAAAAACAAAGTTGAAAGTTAACATAATGCAGAAGAAGATGTTTCAGATGAAAATGGGCCTCATGTTTTGCTTGATCATGTTTGCAGTGATTTTGAAGATCAAGATTTAGGCATTAGA
Protein-coding regions in this window:
- the LOC131636572 gene encoding uncharacterized protein LOC131636572, whose protein sequence is MEQSYSNGSSNSHEITSVPQCGCRLPMKMWVANTMQNRNRKFWKCRLAGGLNSCDLFLWDDEFATAMGESSKSENRECKKCNVALVKLEITMKKLEKTKLKVNIMQKKMFQMKMGLMFCLIMFAVILKIKI